A window of Pseudodesulfovibrio hydrargyri contains these coding sequences:
- a CDS encoding CvpA family protein, whose amino-acid sequence MNFLDIILICIVALFILRGFFRGLVQEVLSLIAVVLAIFLASHFDEALAPHLKMYISSDITVSALSYSLIFIGTLVVVWAVTKLIRSVLEISLLGWIDRSLGGLFGLLEGVLICLVGLMFLQTFAPKSDILAESYIAPRAQHMVDKMGEFVDLPEALDSAKNALGIREKDSAE is encoded by the coding sequence ATGAATTTTCTGGATATCATTCTCATCTGCATCGTCGCCCTCTTCATCCTGCGCGGATTCTTCCGCGGCCTGGTGCAGGAAGTCCTGTCGCTCATTGCCGTGGTCCTGGCCATTTTCCTGGCCTCCCACTTCGACGAAGCCCTGGCCCCGCACCTCAAAATGTACATTTCCAGCGACATCACGGTCAGCGCCCTGTCCTATTCGCTGATCTTCATCGGCACCCTGGTGGTCGTCTGGGCGGTGACCAAGCTGATCCGCAGTGTGCTGGAGATATCCCTGCTCGGCTGGATCGACCGCTCCCTGGGCGGCCTCTTCGGCCTGCTCGAAGGCGTGCTCATCTGCCTGGTGGGACTGATGTTCCTCCAAACCTTCGCTCCCAAGTCCGACATCCTCGCGGAGTCATACATCGCCCCCAGGGCGCAGCACATGGTGGACAAGATGGGCGAATTCGTCGACCTGCCCGAGGCCCTGGACTCGGCCAAGAACGCGCTGGGCATCCGTGAGAAGGACAGCGCCGAATAA
- the mazG gene encoding nucleoside triphosphate pyrophosphohydrolase, giving the protein MSETKHDAPALAMRELLDVIDALIAPDGCPWDQEQTPLSLCDYLAEEAFELIEGIRSGDAREAMEELGDVMFILLFMATLYERDGSHTLADSINYSAAKMIRRHPHVFGDKHFDNITELWDNWEKTKREENKGTGRKRVFDSLPSGLPPMLKAYRINSKAARNGFTWESDRDVEAHLKTEWKEWQEAMAAGHAENSEREFGDYLFTLVELGRRKGIKANAALDFANQKFLTRFAKMEELAEMRGIELTDLGLDEMNGLWDEVKDWEKA; this is encoded by the coding sequence ATGAGCGAAACGAAACACGACGCCCCGGCCCTGGCCATGCGCGAGCTGCTCGATGTCATCGACGCCCTGATCGCGCCGGACGGCTGCCCCTGGGATCAGGAACAGACCCCGCTGAGCCTGTGCGACTACCTGGCCGAGGAGGCCTTCGAGCTGATCGAGGGCATCCGCTCGGGCGACGCCCGCGAGGCCATGGAGGAGTTGGGCGACGTCATGTTCATCCTCCTGTTCATGGCCACCCTATATGAGCGCGACGGCTCACACACCCTGGCCGACTCCATCAACTACAGCGCGGCCAAGATGATCCGCCGCCACCCGCACGTGTTCGGGGACAAGCACTTCGACAACATCACAGAGCTGTGGGACAACTGGGAAAAAACCAAGCGCGAGGAAAACAAGGGCACCGGCCGCAAACGGGTCTTCGACTCCCTGCCCTCGGGGTTGCCGCCCATGCTCAAGGCGTACCGCATCAATTCCAAGGCCGCCCGCAACGGGTTCACCTGGGAATCGGACCGGGACGTGGAGGCCCATCTCAAGACGGAATGGAAAGAATGGCAGGAGGCCATGGCCGCAGGCCACGCCGAGAACTCGGAGCGGGAATTCGGCGACTACCTCTTCACCCTGGTGGAGCTGGGCAGGCGCAAGGGCATCAAGGCCAATGCGGCGCTCGACTTCGCCAACCAGAAATTCCTGACCCGGTTCGCCAAGATGGAGGAACTGGCCGAGATGCGCGGCATTGAGCTGACCGATCTGGGGTTGGACGAGATGAATGGCCTGTGGGACGAGGTCAAGGACTGGGAAAAGGCCTAG